Proteins encoded by one window of Longimicrobium sp.:
- the hflX gene encoding GTPase HflX, producing the protein MEQAILVAAPSKQQTAEVTEEHLEELGRLADTAGVEVLDTFVQRLDSPHPKFYIGEGKAEELKQRVEVAGATLIIMDDELSPAQGRNLEKLLGTRIMDRAELILDIFATRARTSEARAQVELAQLQYMRPRLTRMWSHLSRSRSGPGMRGPGETQLETDRRMIDHRITRLKDELERVARTRATQRKSREGQLRASLVGYTNAGKSSILRGISGTEVFVEDRLFATLDPTTRSIEVGEGAEVLLTDTVGFIRKLPHHLVASFRATLEEAAEADVLLHTIDASHPQWEEQMEVVTEVLGDLGLAERPTVLVFNKIDRLTHAEEQALRERSFGSARSIFVSTVEEGRLEPLRVLLHEELQKIRPDVRLTLSSSHGGLLAEIYRDGEVLEREDKGAEIHIRARLSKASLGRLRTRGVKIYGWG; encoded by the coding sequence GTGGAGCAGGCCATTCTGGTGGCCGCTCCCTCCAAGCAGCAGACCGCCGAGGTGACCGAGGAGCACCTGGAGGAACTCGGGCGGCTGGCCGACACCGCGGGCGTAGAGGTGCTGGACACGTTCGTCCAGCGCCTGGACTCGCCCCATCCCAAGTTCTACATCGGCGAGGGGAAGGCCGAGGAGCTGAAGCAGCGGGTGGAGGTGGCGGGCGCGACGCTCATCATCATGGACGACGAGCTTTCGCCGGCGCAGGGGCGCAACCTGGAGAAGCTGCTGGGCACGCGCATCATGGACCGCGCGGAGCTGATCCTGGACATCTTCGCCACCCGCGCCCGCACCAGCGAGGCGCGCGCGCAGGTGGAGCTGGCGCAGCTTCAGTACATGCGCCCGCGCCTGACCCGCATGTGGTCGCACCTTTCGCGGTCGCGCTCCGGCCCGGGCATGCGCGGCCCCGGCGAAACGCAGCTGGAAACCGACCGCCGGATGATCGACCACCGCATCACCCGGCTGAAGGACGAGCTGGAGCGCGTGGCCCGCACCCGCGCCACGCAGCGCAAGAGCCGCGAGGGCCAGCTCCGCGCCTCGCTCGTGGGCTACACCAACGCGGGCAAGTCGTCCATCCTGCGGGGGATCTCGGGAACCGAGGTGTTCGTCGAAGACCGGCTGTTCGCCACGCTGGACCCCACCACGCGCTCCATCGAGGTGGGCGAGGGCGCCGAGGTGCTGCTGACGGACACGGTGGGGTTCATTCGCAAGCTTCCCCACCACCTGGTCGCCTCCTTCCGCGCCACGCTGGAAGAGGCCGCCGAGGCCGACGTGCTGCTCCACACCATCGACGCCTCCCATCCGCAGTGGGAAGAGCAGATGGAGGTGGTCACCGAGGTGCTGGGCGACCTGGGGCTCGCGGAGCGCCCCACCGTGCTCGTCTTCAACAAGATCGACCGCCTGACGCATGCCGAGGAGCAGGCGCTGCGCGAGCGGTCGTTCGGGAGCGCCCGCTCCATCTTCGTCAGCACGGTGGAGGAGGGCCGCCTGGAGCCCCTGCGGGTGCTGCTTCACGAGGAGCTTCAGAAGATCCGCCCCGACGTGCGGCTGACGCTGTCGTCGTCGCACGGGGGCCTGCTGGCGGAGATCTACCGCGACGGCGAGGTGCTGGAGCGCGAGGACAAGGGCGCCGAGATCCACATCCGCGCGCGCCTGTCGAAAGCATCGCTCGGCCGCCTGCGCACGCGCGGCGTGAAGATCTACGGCTGGGGTTAG
- a CDS encoding DUF5615 family PIN-like protein → MKLLFDQNLSRDLIWRLADVYPGSEHVLRLGMSSTDDFRIWKFAAQEGWTVVTKDVDYAHLGMTLGPPPKVIWIRLGNCRVSALEDLLRQAFPAIEALHADPELAVLTLPLQIVP, encoded by the coding sequence GTGAAACTCCTGTTTGATCAGAATCTCTCTCGCGACCTGATCTGGCGGCTCGCCGACGTGTATCCTGGGTCCGAGCATGTGCTCCGGCTAGGGATGTCCAGCACGGACGACTTCCGCATCTGGAAGTTCGCGGCCCAGGAAGGCTGGACGGTCGTAACCAAGGACGTGGACTACGCACACCTCGGGATGACGCTCGGCCCTCCCCCCAAGGTGATCTGGATTCGGCTTGGGAACTGCCGTGTCTCCGCATTGGAGGATCTTCTGCGCCAAGCATTCCCCGCGATCGAGGCGCTTCACGCCGACCCAGAACTAGCGGTATTGACACTGCCCCTTCAGATCGTCCCCTAA
- a CDS encoding DUF433 domain-containing protein: protein MDYRDRITIEPGKRGGKPCIRGMRITVYDILDSLACGMTESEILHDFPELEPEDIRASLAFAADIPRKVLGVAGL, encoded by the coding sequence ATGGACTATCGCGACCGAATCACTATCGAGCCCGGCAAGCGTGGCGGGAAACCGTGCATCCGCGGCATGCGGATCACCGTCTACGACATCCTCGACTCGCTCGCGTGCGGGATGACGGAGTCCGAGATCCTGCACGACTTTCCGGAACTCGAGCCCGAAGACATCCGCGCGTCGCTTGCGTTCGCGGCTGACATTCCACGCAAGGTGTTGGGCGTCGCCGGGCTGTGA
- a CDS encoding Rossmann-like and DUF2520 domain-containing protein: protein MPEQENDRNSLRHLWIIGAGRTGLALGLRLHRDGAVDRLTVTGRRPAAPDHPLFGDPGAEYRPALDGVPEGISGIVIAVPDGAIAEVADRLASLHPSPELPVVHTSGSRSTDVLAPLAALGHAVGSVHPLAAISDPVDGADRLVGVSWGVEGDGAALDLAERIVAACEGRSLRIAPGGKPAYHAAAVFASNYAVALLSVAEGLMEQAGVHARDARPALTALAAGAVENVEARGPVAALTGPILRGDVETVALHLERLSAAERPLYCLLGREALRLARLAGIDPAAAARLADLLGGAE from the coding sequence ATGCCGGAGCAAGAAAACGACCGTAACTCTTTACGCCACCTGTGGATCATCGGCGCGGGGCGGACGGGGCTGGCACTGGGGCTGCGGCTGCACCGTGATGGCGCGGTCGATCGGCTGACGGTGACGGGGCGGCGCCCAGCCGCGCCCGACCATCCACTCTTCGGTGACCCCGGCGCGGAGTATCGCCCGGCGCTGGATGGCGTGCCTGAGGGGATCAGCGGGATCGTGATCGCCGTCCCCGACGGCGCCATCGCCGAAGTGGCGGACCGGCTCGCGTCCCTTCATCCATCCCCTGAACTCCCCGTTGTGCACACCAGCGGCAGCCGGTCGACGGACGTGCTGGCGCCGCTCGCCGCGCTTGGCCACGCGGTGGGCTCGGTGCATCCCCTGGCCGCCATCTCCGACCCGGTGGACGGGGCCGATCGCCTGGTGGGAGTTTCGTGGGGGGTGGAGGGCGATGGTGCGGCGCTGGATCTGGCGGAACGAATCGTGGCAGCGTGCGAGGGACGGTCGCTGCGGATTGCGCCGGGCGGGAAGCCGGCGTACCACGCCGCGGCGGTGTTCGCCAGCAACTACGCGGTCGCCCTGCTTTCCGTGGCCGAGGGGCTGATGGAGCAGGCTGGCGTGCACGCCCGGGACGCGCGCCCGGCCCTGACGGCGCTGGCTGCGGGCGCGGTGGAGAACGTGGAGGCGCGCGGGCCGGTGGCGGCGCTCACCGGGCCCATCCTGCGCGGCGACGTGGAGACGGTGGCGCTTCACCTGGAACGGTTGTCGGCGGCGGAGCGCCCGTTATATTGCCTGCTCGGGCGGGAGGCCCTGCGGCTGGCGCGGCTGGCCGGCATCGATCCCGCGGCGGCGGCACGGCTGGCGGACCTGCTGGGAGGGGCGGAGTGA
- a CDS encoding pyridoxine 5'-phosphate synthase codes for MRLYVNIDHVATVRQARGTDEPDPVRAAVLAELGGADGITVHLREDRRHIQDRDVRLLMETARTVVNLELAAASDVLALAEEWRPHQATLVPERREEVTTEGGLTFTGEGVREGLTEAVRRLKDAGIRTSLFIDPDAESVRASLELGADAIELHTGEYANARGAERHEQLGRLRRAAALGRSLGLAVHAGHGLTYENVTPLAAVEEIEELNIGHSIVSRAMFTGIERAVRDMAEIIRRARR; via the coding sequence GTGAGGCTTTACGTCAACATCGACCACGTGGCCACGGTGCGGCAGGCGCGCGGCACCGACGAGCCGGACCCGGTGCGCGCCGCCGTGCTGGCCGAGCTGGGCGGCGCCGATGGAATCACCGTTCACCTGCGCGAAGACCGCCGCCACATCCAGGACCGTGACGTTCGCCTGCTGATGGAAACCGCGCGGACGGTGGTGAACCTGGAGCTGGCCGCCGCGTCGGACGTGCTGGCGCTGGCGGAGGAGTGGAGGCCGCACCAGGCCACGCTGGTTCCCGAGCGGCGCGAAGAGGTGACCACCGAGGGCGGGCTGACGTTTACGGGCGAGGGCGTGCGGGAGGGGCTGACCGAGGCCGTCCGGCGCCTGAAGGACGCGGGAATCCGCACCTCGCTGTTCATCGACCCCGACGCCGAGTCCGTCCGCGCCTCGCTGGAACTGGGCGCCGACGCCATCGAGCTTCACACGGGCGAGTACGCCAACGCGCGCGGCGCCGAGCGGCACGAGCAGCTGGGACGCCTGCGCCGCGCCGCCGCGCTGGGCCGCTCCCTGGGCCTGGCGGTGCACGCCGGCCACGGCCTTACGTACGAGAACGTGACGCCCCTGGCGGCCGTGGAAGAGATCGAGGAGCTGAACATCGGCCACTCCATCGTCAGCCGCGCCATGTTCACCGGCATCGAGCGGGCGGTGCGCGACATGGCCGAAATCATCCGCCGCGCCCGCCGCTGA
- a CDS encoding Hpt domain-containing protein encodes MAQPLSEYFALEAGEFLDQLDALLASSERPDPMRFFRLARGVRGSAQLAGATAIAEVAERLEDGARAIRDGALPWSPEVRDRARATAGDLRALVIRFGADWSAADDERARAAADRWTDVAGGRRETGPRAPGDELFGFVQREITGVVAELDRVLGELRGNPEAREPLRVVLRRMRPVRGVAGMEVLAPVLEGLEGIEDAAHEILGRASAVSAAELELLGAARDALDAAGRTLANGEPPGDSAELVRMRELRDRADDVQDAGDTDVVPISRLFEDGGVGNLVSSPMAPVPGEGGGASPDVEQFLRIEGTGFLDRAEGLLASLPARPRRFGRIAREVAELAASVRELATTYGVAGMSTAADLAATRVAVSTTPDEAREALRTLRYALPGAPPPPAAEPVAAPAVAAQPAEPSAPVDPPVESTQADAEEDVVPVETLLYDPADAFRVALTLRGRIEQLAAGEGGPALTEALDELFGLVQLAMGAPS; translated from the coding sequence ATGGCCCAACCGCTCAGCGAATACTTCGCGCTGGAAGCCGGCGAGTTCCTGGACCAGCTCGACGCGCTGCTGGCCAGCTCGGAGCGGCCGGACCCCATGCGCTTCTTCCGGCTTGCCCGCGGCGTGCGCGGCAGCGCCCAGCTTGCCGGCGCCACGGCCATCGCCGAGGTGGCGGAGCGGCTGGAAGACGGCGCCCGCGCAATCCGCGACGGCGCGCTCCCCTGGTCGCCCGAGGTGCGCGACCGCGCCCGGGCCACGGCCGGCGACCTGCGCGCGCTGGTGATCCGTTTCGGCGCCGACTGGTCCGCGGCCGACGACGAGCGCGCCCGCGCCGCCGCCGACCGCTGGACCGACGTGGCGGGCGGCCGCCGCGAAACCGGCCCGCGTGCCCCCGGCGACGAGCTGTTCGGCTTCGTGCAGCGCGAGATCACCGGCGTCGTCGCCGAGCTGGACCGCGTGCTCGGTGAGCTGCGCGGGAACCCCGAGGCGCGCGAGCCGCTTCGCGTGGTCCTGCGGCGGATGCGTCCCGTTCGTGGCGTGGCGGGGATGGAGGTGCTGGCGCCAGTGCTGGAGGGGCTGGAGGGGATCGAGGACGCGGCCCACGAGATCCTGGGCCGCGCATCCGCCGTCAGCGCCGCCGAGCTGGAGCTGCTTGGCGCCGCGCGCGATGCGCTGGATGCCGCCGGCCGCACGCTGGCGAACGGGGAGCCGCCGGGCGACTCGGCCGAGCTGGTGCGCATGCGCGAGCTGCGCGACCGCGCCGACGACGTGCAGGACGCGGGGGACACCGACGTGGTGCCCATCAGCCGGCTGTTCGAGGACGGCGGCGTGGGCAACCTGGTGTCTTCGCCGATGGCCCCGGTTCCGGGAGAGGGCGGCGGGGCATCGCCTGATGTCGAGCAGTTCCTGCGCATCGAGGGCACCGGATTCCTGGACCGCGCCGAGGGCCTGCTGGCCAGCCTTCCCGCGCGCCCGCGCCGGTTCGGGCGGATTGCGCGTGAGGTGGCGGAATTGGCGGCCTCCGTGCGCGAGCTGGCGACTACCTACGGCGTAGCGGGGATGTCCACCGCCGCAGACCTGGCCGCCACGCGCGTCGCCGTGTCCACGACGCCCGACGAAGCGCGCGAAGCCCTGCGCACCCTGCGCTACGCACTCCCGGGCGCGCCGCCCCCGCCCGCCGCGGAGCCCGTTGCGGCTCCGGCCGTCGCCGCGCAGCCGGCGGAGCCCTCCGCGCCCGTCGACCCGCCCGTGGAATCGACGCAGGCGGACGCGGAGGAGGACGTCGTTCCCGTGGAAACGCTGCTCTACGACCCCGCCGACGCGTTCCGCGTGGCGCTCACCCTCCGCGGCCGCATCGAGCAGTTGGCCGCG